CTCGGAGAGAGCAGCGAATTCAGGATGGGTATGGCCTTTGAACTCAATAGCCATCAGGGTATTCGCAACGCCCGCCAGCCATTCATCGGCGGCCTCATCCCACAGCAGCTGGGCAGGAAGCGCGGTTCCTCCGCGGAAGACCTCCAGCCCGGCGTTTTTGACAATCGGGGCAGTCTGAGGTGTGTATTTGTTGACTCTGATAATATTGTCCTCAACCTCAAGGGTAGCCGCGTTGATGGTCACAGTATCCCCGTTCACGGTCAGATTGCCTTCCACCGTCAGGTCCTTGGAGATGACGGCGCTGTCGGCGCTAAGCTTGCCGGCCATATTCAGGTCCTTGGAGATGACAGCGCTATCGGCGCTAAGCTTACCGGCTACTTTCAAATCTTTGGATATCTCGGCATTCTCGGCTTTAAGCTGGCCCCGGACCACCGTATCACCCTGAACATCCAGCTTGGCTTCCGGATTGAACATCCCGATTCCGACCCTGCCGGCGCGGGTCACACCGAAGGCCGTGTCTCCGCCGGCCACCTTAACATCCAGCAATGCAAGCGGAGCCGTAGTGCCGATCCCGACATTGCCCTGGTCATCCGAAAAGACGGCCACGGTGTTACCCAGTGAATTGAACAGCTTGTTCTGTCCGCCCTTGCCTGTGCCGAATTCGGAGAAGGTCTTCCCGTCCCCGTAGAACCAGGCGTTCTGCTCCTGGTTCCAGTAGATCCGGGCATTCGGCTGCGCCTTCCCGCTGCTGTCCAGACCGCGCGCAGCTTCGAAGCCGCCGGCCACTACGCTGCCGGTTACCATGACATCCTTGCTGATGACCGCATTGTCTGCATTGATGCCGTTGGTAAATGAAGCCGTGCCTTCGAAGATAGCATCAGCACGTGCAGTCAGCTTGCCCGAGAAGATAGCCGCCCCTGAGACCTCCGTCTCCGTGCGGAAAAGCGCTTTGCCGGCCACATCCAGCACCTCGGTGGGGTTATCGGTGCCTACCCCCATCCGGCCGCTGCGGGTCAGGCTGAGCACTGTTCTGCCGGCGGTGCCCAGCTTCCAGCGGTCCTTCGCCCACTTAATCTGTGCGCTGGTCTCGGTGCCCTGCGGCACCTCCAGCCCGTCACCCACAGTCAGTGTTCCCGTAATGGCGGCACTGGCAGCGGTCAGGGCGCCTTTAAGTGCAGCGCCCGCAGCCTTCACACTGCCGGAGGCCTCAACATTGCCGGTGGAATCCACCACCAGCGCCGAGCTGTCGGCAGGTGTGGCCACTTGCCATTGGCCCTTGGCCTCATCCCAGGCAAGCTTGGCTGAATTCTCGTCCGTACCGCGGAAGATCTCCAGCCCGCCGCCGGATAACGATTTGACCGCTCCCGCTTCCTTGTTGACCGTTACCCACGGGCTGCCGATCTCCAGCTCGTCGGTGGCGATGCTAGCGGTATCGCCCCGCACTTCAAGGTCACCGGCTACCGTCAGGCGTTGGCCTACGGTCAGGTCATGATGGACATCCACATCGCCTTCCGCACTGGCGCTGAGTGCCAAAACATCACTCTGCGGATTGTACAGCCGGCTATGGATGTGCAGGGAATCCGCGCTTGCCATCTGGGTCAGCTTGTCCCACGAGCTGCCGCTGGCCACATTCTCCAGCGCAGCACCGATGCCTACCTTCCATTTCCGCTCGCTCTCGCTCCAGACCATCCGCGCCGGAGACTGGTCTTCTCCCCGGTAAACCTCAATTCCGCTCTCTCCGGCAGGCGGCGTGTCCCCTTCATATTTGTTGATCTCTATCACGTTATTCGTGACCACAAGGTCTTCCCGCTTCACTGTTGTGGTCGTGCCCTTGACGATCAGATTGCCGTCCACCCGCACCAGGCCCTGAACGGCCAGGCCGCCGCTGATGTCAGCGCCGTTGTTGACGGACAGGGTGCCCTGCACCTCGGCATCGTTAATGATCTCAATATCACTGTCCGCATTCACCCGGATGGCGGTGCTGCCTCCGCTGTCGCTTAAGGAATTGTGCCGGTGCAGGCCATCCGCATCCGAGCTGACCCCGCCGGTCAGCGCATCCCAGTTGCTGCCGTAAGCAATACTGGACAGCTCGTCTCCCAGCCCCAGCTTCCAGCGCCCGTCTGTCTCATCCCAGACCAGCTTGGCGCTCGGGTTCTGCTTGCCCCGGTAAACCTCGATGCTGCTCTGCTTCAGGGTAGAACTGTTGCCTTCGAATTTATTCAGCTCGATCCGGTTGCTGACTACCACCAGATCCTCCTTCTTCACGAAGGTGGTGGTGCCCTTTACGGTCAGGTTGCCTTCGATGGTCGCCGATCCGCCTACATTCAGATCACTCTTAAGCGAAGCAGTTCCCTTAGCAACCAGTGCTCCGCCGATCTCCAGCTCGCCAGAGGCGGTCAGCTTGCCCTGGCTGTCCGCTGACAGAATGGTGCCGCCCGACGGCGTGGACAGTCTGCTGTGCTTATGGGAAGTGTCGGAGACTGCCCCGTTCGTCAGCGAGTCCCACTTGGTGCCGTATGGAATGTCAGACATGCTGCCTTCCAGGCCGATTTTCCATTTGCGGTCCGTCTCATCCCATTCCATCCGCGCCTTCGGCTGCTGGCTGCCCCGGTAGACCTCAAGGCCGCCCTTGCTGCCTAGCGGAGTCTGGTTCTCCGCCTTGTTCACCGTCAGGAAGCTGTCCTCCACCTCCTGCTCGACCTTGCGGATGACCACCTCTTCTTCCCTGACAATCAGCTTGTTCACCGTCAGCGTCTCGCCAACCAGCAGATCATGGGGAACATTCACATTGCCGTCCGCCCCGATCTCCAGCGCCAGCAGGCTCTTGTCTTCATTGTGGAACTGCCTGTGGGTATGCAGGGCATCGGCATTGCTGCTCCCGCTGGTAAGCTCCTCCCACTGCTTCCCGTCCGGGATATCGGTCATATCCCCGTTCGCGGTTCCGGTCTGCCAGGATCTGGTCGCTTCATTCCAGGCGATTTTGGCATTGGGCAGGGTGGCTCCCCGGAAGACCTCAAGCCCGCCGCTATTTGATAACAACGTGCCGGTTACACTCATCCCCCGGTCCGCCAGAACCGTGCCGTTCTCATCGGTACGGAGCACAGGCGTGCCGTCCGCCGCCTTCAGCTGGCTGTGGCTATGGAGGCTGTCGGCATTCGCCCCGTGATGGAGCTGCTCCCAATCCGCACCGTAAGCCACCTTGAACATCCCGCTGGACACATCATCCTGCTGCACATCGGTTCCGATCATCCAGCCCTTGGTAT
This region of Paenibacillus sp. FSL K6-1096 genomic DNA includes:
- a CDS encoding tail fiber domain-containing protein, translated to MPKDMKRMNYFNGLLLKEEDLTLDQDYHKRVRQLHNRYFHDWGIVDGLQVTKRDLITVEIAPGFALNRVTDPENNEEISQEILVSDTHPGRVIDLSGYSTSDQIYISICYQEETADPDSIKGGGQPIHVLEQAEIQVSARKPEDVRRNILLARVNLNHTPEGVLSVDQIYETDVDGTKLVTRAVGGTKLKADQILIGSKEEADTPYLSNSKEIDGDEGNRLNVHAALTEFTGSIKAGAISTFGAVEVNGGLAVTSGSEKVFKVNESGDLELAGAAAVEGTFSARNGIEVSGGMAVLDVPQVVVGGSKVTLNQNAREEDRIGLELIRKDKPAAKLEWDENTKGWMIGTDVQQDDVSSGMFKVAYGADWEQLHHGANADSLHSHSQLKAADGTPVLRTDENGTVLADRGMSVTGTLLSNSGGLEVFRGATLPNAKIAWNEATRSWQTGTANGDMTDIPDGKQWEELTSGSSNADALHTHRQFHNEDKSLLALEIGADGNVNVPHDLLVGETLTVNKLIVREEEVVIRKVEQEVEDSFLTVNKAENQTPLGSKGGLEVYRGSQQPKARMEWDETDRKWKIGLEGSMSDIPYGTKWDSLTNGAVSDTSHKHSRLSTPSGGTILSADSQGKLTASGELEIGGALVAKGTASLKSDLNVGGSATIEGNLTVKGTTTFVKKEDLVVVSNRIELNKFEGNSSTLKQSSIEVYRGKQNPSAKLVWDETDGRWKLGLGDELSSIAYGSNWDALTGGVSSDADGLHRHNSLSDSGGSTAIRVNADSDIEIINDAEVQGTLSVNNGADISGGLAVQGLVRVDGNLIVKGTTTTVKREDLVVTNNVIEINKYEGDTPPAGESGIEVYRGEDQSPARMVWSESERKWKVGIGAALENVASGSSWDKLTQMASADSLHIHSRLYNPQSDVLALSASAEGDVDVHHDLTVGQRLTVAGDLEVRGDTASIATDELEIGSPWVTVNKEAGAVKSLSGGGLEIFRGTDENSAKLAWDEAKGQWQVATPADSSALVVDSTGNVEASGSVKAAGAALKGALTAASAAITGTLTVGDGLEVPQGTETSAQIKWAKDRWKLGTAGRTVLSLTRSGRMGVGTDNPTEVLDVAGKALFRTETEVSGAAIFSGKLTARADAIFEGTASFTNGINADNAVISKDVMVTGSVVAGGFEAARGLDSSGKAQPNARIYWNQEQNAWFYGDGKTFSEFGTGKGGQNKLFNSLGNTVAVFSDDQGNVGIGTTAPLALLDVKVAGGDTAFGVTRAGRVGIGMFNPEAKLDVQGDTVVRGQLKAENAEISKDLKVAGKLSADSAVISKDLNMAGKLSADSAVISKDLTVEGNLTVNGDTVTINAATLEVEDNIIRVNKYTPQTAPIVKNAGLEVFRGGTALPAQLLWDEAADEWLAGVANTLMAIEFKGHTHPEFAALSEALTVVDGNIGIGTDTPSAKLDVQGDAAVSGNLTAGDIAAAGSLAAAEARISSTLTAKDAEITGTLTLTQGIAVDRAADPKAQLLWDESLDAWTAGVTGSLKQLAYSDHTHQELAELSGALKIASGNVGIGTAAPAAKLDVKGDVVVSGTLTVTEAAVSASLTTKDATISGELTAKNAEISGSLTVSQGLDVARAAGAKAQIVWNEALAEWQLGLAGSLKQLAYSDHTHQELTELSGALKIASGNVGIGTAAPAVKLDVKGDAAVSGNLTVADAALSGTLTAKDAEISGSLTVSQGIEVARAEEKNARIAWDDIANVWQAGTGEEMLNLVLQDTAYDGLVQTAAALTVDSAGNVGIGRAPADDYKLDVGGNLRAANFAQTSSRSFKENVASLPVKKALELLNKLKPVTFSYKAENAKKQNIGFIAEEVPEIFSTADHKSVVLMDIIAVLTTVVQKQQKEGRELRKQMNALQAQVTALAGV